The Haloarcula limicola genomic sequence CGACGTAGGCGTCCCCCGCATCGACGATGTCCGTCGGGACGCTGTCGAGGTCGACGCCGAACTGCTCGCCGAACGTGTCGAGCGCTCGCTCGATCTCCGCGAAGGGGTCACGGTCGCTCATAGGCGAGCGTACACGGGGACGGAACTTAAGAACCCCGTCGAACCGGGTCAGTTCAGCACCGTCTCGGAGTCGTAGGAGCCCAGGTGGCGCACCCAACCGTTCTCCGCGAGCGCCTCGACGTCGGCGATGGCGTCCCGCGTGCGCTCCTCGTAGAGCCCGGCGGCGATGTCGACGTGGAAGACGTAGTCGCCCAGCCGCTCGCCGCTCGGTCGGGACTCGACGCGGGTGAGGTTGATGTCGCGGTCGGCGAACGGTTCGAGCAGTTCCAACAGCAGACCGGGGTAGTCGGCGTTCGGGTAGACGATGAAGGAGGACTTCCCGCCGGCTTCCGAGCGCTCGCTGACGGGCGCGACGGCCAGGAAGCGGGTCGCGTTCGAGGACTGGTCCTGGATGTCCTCGGCTAGCACTTTCAGTTCCGTGCCGTTGGTGGCGTTCTCGGGGTGACCGATGGCCGCGACGTTGGGGTCCTCGCGGGCGCGCTCGACGCCGCGAGCCGTCGAGGCGACCGCCTCCACGTCGACGCCGGGGTAGTGCTCGTCCAGCCAGCCCCGACACTGGGCCAGCGCCTGCGCGTGGCTGGTGACGAGATCGAAGCTATCTCCCTGCGCCAGCAGCGCGTGGCGGATGGGCGTGATGATCTCCTTGATCACGGCGACGTCGTACTCGGCGAAGGCGTCCAGCGACTCCGTCACGGACCCCTCGATGCTGTTCTCGACCGGGACGACGCCGCGGTCGGCCTCCCCCTCGGCGACGGCCTCGACGATGGCGGTCATCGACTCGGCGAACTCGATGTCGCCGTCGTCGACCGCCTGCGCGGCCCGGTGGGAGTAGGTGCCCGCGGGCCCCAGCGTGATGGTCGTCATACCGTCGGGTAGTCCGCTCGTCATGAAAAGCGCCGCGGTCGGGTGTCACGACGCGACAGGGGTATGCCACTCGGGCACAATAGTCTGTATGGACACTATCGACTACCGACACCTGTACGACGCGACCGTCCCCTCGGTCGTCTCCGTCTACCGCGAGGCCGGCCAGCGCGGTGCCGGCTCCGGATTCGTCTACGACGACGCACACGTCCTGACCAACGAGCACGTCGTCCGCGAGTGCGAAGCGGTCGACGTCCGCTTCCACGACGGGACGTGGCAGACCGGCACCGTCGTCGGCAGCGACGTGTACACCGACCTCGCGGTCGTCCGAATCGAAGACCGGCCGCCGGACGCCGACCCCCTGCCGATCGCGACTGGAGCCGACGCGCCGCGACCCGGCCAAGCCGTCGCGGCGCTCGGGAACCCACTGGGACTGGAGGGCTCTATCACCGCGGGCGTGGTCAGCGGCGTCGACCGCTCGATGCCGATCTCCGGCGGGTTCGCCATCCCCGACGTCGTCCAAACGGACGCGCCGATAAACCCCGGTAACAGCGGCGGGCCGCTGGTCGCCGCGGACGCGGACGGCGACTCCGGAAGCGAGAGCTACCCGGTCGTCGGCGTCAACCGCGCGCGTTCGGGGGACAACATCGGCTTCGCCGTCTCGGCGCGAGTCGTCTCGACGGTGGTCCCCGCCCTCGTCAGCGACGGCCGCTACCGTCACTCCTACCTCCGCATCAGCACGCTCGACGTGACGCCGCGGGTCGCCAGCGCGAACGGACTGGACGAGCCGCGCGGCGTCGTCGTGGTCGACATCCGCGATCAGTCCCCCGGCGAGTCGCTGCGCGCGTGTTCGGGGTCGAAACGCGTCGACGGGACCGAGGTTCCGGTCGGCGGCGACGTCGTGGTCGGCCTCGACGGGGTGCCGGTTCGGTCGCACGAGGAGCTCACGCGGCGGCTGCTGACCGATACGGAACCCGGCGAACCGGTCGCGCTGGACGTGATCCGGGACGGGGCGGAACTGACCGTCGAGTTCGTCGCCGCCGAGCGGCCGGCGGCGAGCGACGACCGACGGCGCGCGGCCGACCGGTCGTCGGCGGTTCCGATAGAGTGAGCGGCCGGCGGATCGAGTCGACGGGAGCCTCGGCCGATCAGGAGAGCCGGTCGAGTTCGTCGTCGCCCAGTTCGATCTCGCTGGCGGCGACGTTCTGTTCGAGGTGGTCGACGCTCGATGTGCCAGGGATTGGCAGGGTCACGTCGGAGTACTGGAGGAGCCACGCGAGCGCGATCTGGTGGGGCGAGGCGTCGTGGTCGTCGGCGATCTCGTCGATGCCCTCGACGTCGTCTAAGTCGCCCGCCGCGAGCGGGAACCACGGGATGAAGCCGATTCCGTACTCCTCGCAGGCTTCCAGCACGTCGTCGTCCTCGCGGTTGGCGACGTTGAACTCGTTTTGAACCGTCGCGATATCGACGATGTCGCGGGCGGTGTCTAACTGCTCGACGGAGACGTTCGAGACGCCGACGTGGCGGATCAGCCCCTCGTCTTTCATCTCGGCGAGCGCGTTGATCGACTCCTCGAAGTCCGTGTCCGGGTCCGGGCGGTGGTACTGATAGAGGTCGATGGGGTCCATCCGCAGGCGGTCCCGCGAGACCAGTTGGGCGTTGCGGAGGTAGTCGGGGTCGCCGTGGGGGAGCCAGTCGCCGTCGGTGTTGCGCAGGAGGCCGCCCTTCGTGGCGACGACGAGGTCCTCGCTCTCCGTGTCCAGCGCCTCGCCGATGAGGCGCTCGGAGACGCCGGGACCGTAGGAGTCCGCCGTGTCGACGAAGTTCACGCCGAGTTCGACGGCCCGCTGGAGGACGCTACGGGCCTCGTCCTCGTCGTCGGGTGCGCCGATGATGTCCTCGCCGGTGATGCGCATCGCGCCGTAGCCGAGTCGGTTGACGGTCAGGTCGCCGCCGATATCGAACGTGTCGCTCTGGTTTTCGACCATCGCCTCGAGGTTGGCGGGCCAGCCTGAAAGGGGGCCGGGTGGGAGAAATCCAGCGGTGGAACCGAGGGGAAGAACGCCCACTACCGCGTGTGAATCGCTTCGCCGCGGGCGGCCATCGCGGCCTCGTGGACCGCCTCGGAGAGCGTCGGGTGCGTGTGGACGGTGCTCGCCAGGTCCTCGAGGCGCGCGCCCATCTCGATGCCCAGGCCGACCTCGGCGATCAGTTCCGAGGCCTCGGGGCCGACGATCTGCGCGCCCAGCAGGAACTCGCTGTCGGCGTCGGCGACGAGGCGGACGAACCCCTCCCTCTCGTCGAGGGTCAGCGCTCGCCCGCTCGCGCGCATCGGCATCTCGCCGACGACGGGGTCGAAGCCGGCCTCCTCGGCCTCTGATTCGGTCATCCCGACGGTGCCGATCTCGGGGTCGGTGAAGACCGCCGCGGGAATCGCCTGCTGGTCCAGCGCGGCCGGTTCGCCCGCCGCGACCTCCGCCGCGACCTCGCCCTCGGCGGAGGCCTTGTGAGCGAGCATCGGCTCGCCGGCCACGTCGCCGACGGCGAAGACGTGCTCGACGTCCGTGCGGGCCTGCGAATCCGTGGAAAGGAATCCGTCGTCGTCGGGTTCGAGGCCGACGGCGTCCAGTCCGACGGTGTCGGTGACGGGCTCGCGGCCGACCGCGACGAGGCACTGCTCGGCGTTGTACTCAGTCACGTCGTCGTTCTCGTCAGTGGTGCTGACGCGGATGCCGTCGTCGAGTTCGGTCCAGTCGCGGGCGGCCTCGCCGAAGGCGAACTCGATGCCCAGCGACTCGGCGCGCTCGCGGACGATCTCCGCCACGTCGTCCTCGTAGCCCGGCAGCACGTCGTCTAACATCTCCACGACGGTCACGTCCGCGCCGAGCTTGGCGAACACCGTCGAGAGCTCCATCCCGATGTAGCCCGCCCCGACCACCAGCAGGTCGTCGGGGACCGTCTCGAGCGCGAGCGCGTCCGTCGAGGAGAGGATGCGCTCGCCGTCGAACTCGAAGCCCGGCACCTCGACGGGCCGGCTGCCGGTGGCGACGACGGCGTGTTCGAAGGCGACCGATTCCGAGCCCTGGCCTTCGCCGCCGTGGGCGACCCGGACCGTCTCGTCGTCGACGAACTGCGCCGTGCCCTCGATGAGTTCGACGCCCGCGCTCTCACAGAGGGACTCGACGCCGCGGGTCAGCCGGGTGACGACGCCGTCTTTCCACTCGCTCATCGTGCTCATGTCCACGGCGGGATCGGCGTAGACGCCCATGTCCTCGGCCTGTCCCGCGTCGTGTGCTACATCTGTGGCCGAGATGAGGGCCTTCGAGGGAATGCAGCCGTGGTTGAGACAGGTGCCGCCGTAGGCGTCCCGCTCGACCAGCGTGGTGTCGAGTCCGAGTTGCGCGCCGCGGATGGCGGCGACGTAGCCGCCCGGCCCGCCGCCGATGACCAACAGTTCCGTGCCCGTGGTGACGTCTCCTACGACCATAGCGGCCTCTCGGCGGGCCGGGTGAAAAACTACCGCCCTCTGCGCCGAGGCGGACTAAGCTATGTAACGCCGGCGGTCGTACGCACCGACATGGCAGACGAGATCAGCGATTCGGAGGAGTTGCCGACGACGCCGACGCGGTTCGCCGAGGAACAGCCGGCCGTCTGGGAGGCGTACGGCGACCTCGGGGAGGCGTGCTCGGAGGCCGGACCGTTAGACGACGAGACGAAACGGCTCGTGAAACTCGCGCTGGCGGTCGGCGCGCAGTCGGAGGGCGCGGTCCACTCGCACGTTCGGCGCGGGCTGGACGAGGGCCACTCCGCGGCGGCGCTCGAACACGTCGCCACGCTGGCGATACCGACCATCGGGTTCCCGAAGGCGATGGCGGCCAGGAGCTGGATCTCGGACCTGACGGAGTGACTACTCCAGCAGCAGCCGCGTCGGGTCCGCGAGGTACTCCTTCAGGGTGTTGACGAACCGGGCGGCGTCCGCGCCGTCGACGACACGGTGGTCGATGGCCAGCGAGAGCGTCAGCGTCGGTTTCGCCACCACTTCCCCGTCGACTGCGACGGGCCGCTCTTCCAGCGACCCGACGCCGAGGATGGCCGTCTCGGGGACGTTGATGACCGGGTCGGCGTACTCGCCGCCGATAGCCCCGAAGTTTGTCACGGTGAACGTCCCGCCCTGCATCTCCTCGCGGGCGATGTCGCGGCTCCGGGCGCGCTCGACGAGGTCGTTGACCTCGGTC encodes the following:
- a CDS encoding S1C family serine protease, producing MDTIDYRHLYDATVPSVVSVYREAGQRGAGSGFVYDDAHVLTNEHVVRECEAVDVRFHDGTWQTGTVVGSDVYTDLAVVRIEDRPPDADPLPIATGADAPRPGQAVAALGNPLGLEGSITAGVVSGVDRSMPISGGFAIPDVVQTDAPINPGNSGGPLVAADADGDSGSESYPVVGVNRARSGDNIGFAVSARVVSTVVPALVSDGRYRHSYLRISTLDVTPRVASANGLDEPRGVVVVDIRDQSPGESLRACSGSKRVDGTEVPVGGDVVVGLDGVPVRSHEELTRRLLTDTEPGEPVALDVIRDGAELTVEFVAAERPAASDDRRRAADRSSAVPIE
- the lpdA gene encoding dihydrolipoyl dehydrogenase, which translates into the protein MVVGDVTTGTELLVIGGGPGGYVAAIRGAQLGLDTTLVERDAYGGTCLNHGCIPSKALISATDVAHDAGQAEDMGVYADPAVDMSTMSEWKDGVVTRLTRGVESLCESAGVELIEGTAQFVDDETVRVAHGGEGQGSESVAFEHAVVATGSRPVEVPGFEFDGERILSSTDALALETVPDDLLVVGAGYIGMELSTVFAKLGADVTVVEMLDDVLPGYEDDVAEIVRERAESLGIEFAFGEAARDWTELDDGIRVSTTDENDDVTEYNAEQCLVAVGREPVTDTVGLDAVGLEPDDDGFLSTDSQARTDVEHVFAVGDVAGEPMLAHKASAEGEVAAEVAAGEPAALDQQAIPAAVFTDPEIGTVGMTESEAEEAGFDPVVGEMPMRASGRALTLDEREGFVRLVADADSEFLLGAQIVGPEASELIAEVGLGIEMGARLEDLASTVHTHPTLSEAVHEAAMAARGEAIHTR
- a CDS encoding carboxymuconolactone decarboxylase family protein, translating into MADEISDSEELPTTPTRFAEEQPAVWEAYGDLGEACSEAGPLDDETKRLVKLALAVGAQSEGAVHSHVRRGLDEGHSAAALEHVATLAIPTIGFPKAMAARSWISDLTE
- a CDS encoding aldo/keto reductase, which produces MVENQSDTFDIGGDLTVNRLGYGAMRITGEDIIGAPDDEDEARSVLQRAVELGVNFVDTADSYGPGVSERLIGEALDTESEDLVVATKGGLLRNTDGDWLPHGDPDYLRNAQLVSRDRLRMDPIDLYQYHRPDPDTDFEESINALAEMKDEGLIRHVGVSNVSVEQLDTARDIVDIATVQNEFNVANREDDDVLEACEEYGIGFIPWFPLAAGDLDDVEGIDEIADDHDASPHQIALAWLLQYSDVTLPIPGTSSVDHLEQNVAASEIELGDDELDRLS
- the pheA gene encoding prephenate dehydratase; the protein is MTTITLGPAGTYSHRAAQAVDDGDIEFAESMTAIVEAVAEGEADRGVVPVENSIEGSVTESLDAFAEYDVAVIKEIITPIRHALLAQGDSFDLVTSHAQALAQCRGWLDEHYPGVDVEAVASTARGVERAREDPNVAAIGHPENATNGTELKVLAEDIQDQSSNATRFLAVAPVSERSEAGGKSSFIVYPNADYPGLLLELLEPFADRDINLTRVESRPSGERLGDYVFHVDIAAGLYEERTRDAIADVEALAENGWVRHLGSYDSETVLN